One Coprobacter fastidiosus genomic window, TTGCCAACCATTCTGCATCTTCTTTTGTGTCGGCTTCTTCAATTCCGACCAAAATCAGCAGTCCTGTATCTATTTTTGATTTTATTTTTCCGCTAATAGTTACGGAAGCCTGTTTTACCCGTTGTATTAAGATTCTCATATCGACTTCTTATTGCTCTATTAATACAAAGTTACGAATAAAGTTTTAAGAGCCAGTCTAAATTTTCCGATAAAAAATGCAATCAGGGTATCTTTGCTTTTTCTTTCGGTCTGCTTTTTCTGTTTTCATTTGTCAGTTTAGACTGCTATCTCTCTTGTAAAAACAAAAAAACTCTCTCGAAAAAATTCCCGAATCAGACTTGATTAATTCTAAAAAAAACTGTTCAAAATTTCTTATGTTTATTTTATTCATTAATGTTGAGAGTTGAGATTTTGTATTATTATTTTGGCTTTGGCTTTACCGATTATGCTTGCTATCTCCTCGAAACTCGCTTCTTTAACTCGTTTCATGCTTTTAAATTCTTTCAGGAGGGCGGTCTTTGTTTTATCTCCTATGCCTTTTATATTATCGAACGCAGATGCGATTTGGCGTTTACTTCGTTTGTCTTTATGAAATGTAATAGCAAACCGGTGTACTTCATTTTGTATCTGTTCCAATAGTCTGAAAAGTTGGCTTTGAACTTTTATTCCAATTACTTTGGGGGGAAACCCGAATAGAAGTTCGGAGGTTCTGTGTCGGTCATTTTTTACTAATCCGGCGATAGGAATTTCAAGGTGCAGTTCATCTTCTATTACTTCTCTGATTATCTCCATTTGACCTTTTCCTCCATCTGCAATGATGAGATCGGGAAGAGGTGCTTCTTCTCGGATTAGGCGCTGGTAACGGCGTCTGACGACCTCTTTCATCGAGGCATAATCATCCGGGCCTACGACAGTTTTTATGTTGTATTTACGGTATTCTTTTTTTGCCGGTTTACCCATTTTGAATACGACGCATGCAGCAACAGCGTCACTACCCTGAATATTCGAATTATCGAAGCATTCGATATGTACAGGAGGTTTACTCATGCAGAGTTCTTTTTGTATTTCTTTAAGCAGCTTCATGCTGCGGTGCTCGGGATTAAGCTTTTCTGTCTGTTTTAGCTTGTCGATTTTGTATTGTTTTACATTTTGCTCCGATATTTCGAGTAATTTTTTCTTGTCTCCGCGTTGAGGAACGATAAATTCTACATTTTCAAATTCAAGATCAGGTAGAAACGGAACGACTATTTCACGAGACAGACTCTTAAAGCGAGTACGTAATTCTGCGATTCCCAATGCAAGAATATCTTCTTTTGCTTCATCAAGCCTTTTCTTGTATTCGATTGTGAAACTTTGTACGATCGAACCGTTGCGGATATGCATGTAATTCACGAATGCGGCATCATCCTCTTCATCGTAAGAAAATATGTCGATGTTATGTATTGTCGTGCTTACAATGACTGATTTTGCCCGGTATTTTTCTAATAAGAGATATTTCTCTTTTAAGACTTGAGCTTCTTCGAATTTCAGGTTTTCCGATAGTTTACCCATTTCTTGTAACAAGTGTTCGCTTAATTGCTGTATATTGCCGTTAAGAATCTGTTTTACTTGAGAAATATATTCTAAATAGGTCTTTTCCTCTTCAAGGCCTTCACATGCGCCTTTGCAATTTTTGATGTGATATTGGAGACAAATCTTGAATTTTCCCCGACGAATGTTTTCCGGAGTAAGGTTATGTGGGCACGTGCGTATCGGATAGAGTGTCCGAATAAGCTCAAGAACGGTTTTTGCTAAATGCACATTTGCATACGGTCCATAATATTTAGAGCCGTCTTTTATAACTTTTCGGGTTAAGAATACTCTGGGGAAATGCTCATTGCGAACGGTGATCCATGGGTATGTTTTATCATCTTTCAATAAAACATTATATCGGGGTTTGTATTCCTTGATCAGGCTGTTTTCAAGATGTAGGGCGTCTTCTTCGGTTTTTACTACGATATATTTTAGATCGCGAATATTCCGTACTAAGACATTCGTCTTTACCGAGTCATGAACTTTATTGAAGTAGGAAGATACTCTGCGTTTTAAATTTTTTGCTTTCCCGACATAAATAATTTTGCCCTCTTTATCGAAATATTGGTACACGCCAGGAGTTTCGGGTAGGAGGGCAATGATGCTTTTAATATGTTCGCTTGTTGTTTCTGCCATTTAGTATTTAATGAGAGCTTCGATTTCTACTTCAGGAGGGAAAACATC contains:
- the uvrC gene encoding excinuclease ABC subunit UvrC, which translates into the protein MAETTSEHIKSIIALLPETPGVYQYFDKEGKIIYVGKAKNLKRRVSSYFNKVHDSVKTNVLVRNIRDLKYIVVKTEEDALHLENSLIKEYKPRYNVLLKDDKTYPWITVRNEHFPRVFLTRKVIKDGSKYYGPYANVHLAKTVLELIRTLYPIRTCPHNLTPENIRRGKFKICLQYHIKNCKGACEGLEEEKTYLEYISQVKQILNGNIQQLSEHLLQEMGKLSENLKFEEAQVLKEKYLLLEKYRAKSVIVSTTIHNIDIFSYDEEDDAAFVNYMHIRNGSIVQSFTIEYKKRLDEAKEDILALGIAELRTRFKSLSREIVVPFLPDLEFENVEFIVPQRGDKKKLLEISEQNVKQYKIDKLKQTEKLNPEHRSMKLLKEIQKELCMSKPPVHIECFDNSNIQGSDAVAACVVFKMGKPAKKEYRKYNIKTVVGPDDYASMKEVVRRRYQRLIREEAPLPDLIIADGGKGQMEIIREVIEDELHLEIPIAGLVKNDRHRTSELLFGFPPKVIGIKVQSQLFRLLEQIQNEVHRFAITFHKDKRSKRQIASAFDNIKGIGDKTKTALLKEFKSMKRVKEASFEEIASIIGKAKAKIIIQNLNSQH